A single region of the Candidatus Neomarinimicrobiota bacterium genome encodes:
- a CDS encoding DUF721 domain-containing protein, with protein MARAQIIGNVFTRLFRDLGIDKAIQQNMAVSRWGEIVGERISEISEAEKIEKGVLFVKVSSPVWRNELVFMKSNLINSLNEALAKNIVKDIKFT; from the coding sequence ATGGCTAGAGCTCAGATCATCGGAAATGTTTTCACCAGGCTTTTCAGGGATCTGGGCATTGATAAAGCCATTCAACAGAACATGGCTGTTAGTCGCTGGGGTGAGATCGTTGGTGAGCGCATCTCTGAGATCAGTGAAGCTGAAAAGATCGAAAAGGGTGTCCTTTTTGTGAAGGTCAGTTCTCCAGTCTGGCGTAATGAGCTTGTCTTTATGAAAAGCAATCTAATAAACAGTTTAAATGAAGCATTAGCAAAAAACATAGTTAAGGATATCAAGTTTACATGA